A stretch of the Ignavibacteriota bacterium genome encodes the following:
- a CDS encoding site-specific DNA-methyltransferase, with protein sequence MKLFGEGDLLTLRDASVWATTFLGKNVTTSNISYLVQYGKIPKYGSNGTTLVSKDDLTTYYNSFYGKREIEWKKQLGDDIDWRLSFDYLKEADTTKHVHRLHPYKGKFIPQLVEYFLDSHTDEFKKKTFFRAGDIILDPFCGSGTTLVQASELGMNAIGIDISSFNALISNVKVGKYDFADVQKEIGNITKALRKFIADSNTVKFESELMEELKLFNNKYFPSPEFKRRVQQKQVDEESFGNEKEREFLPVYKRLVKKYDIQLHQIDNKRFLGKWYLQHIRNEIDFVFGLVKKIKNVSTKSVVSVILSRTIRSCRATTHSDLATLLEPISTTYYCSKHGKICKPLFSILSWWERYCKDTIARLATFKSLRTDTSQYCLTGDSREIDIFSELEKRYPEFAKKAKKQKIQGIFSSPPYVGLIDYHEQHAYAYDLFGFKRSDESEIGPLYKGNGREARDSYVQGIADVLNNCKKYLAKDFSIFLVANDKNNLYPLIAEKAGLHIVQQFKRPVLNRTEKDKGAYSESIFLMKK encoded by the coding sequence GTGAAACTTTTTGGGGAGGGTGATTTGCTGACTCTCCGTGATGCGAGCGTTTGGGCGACAACGTTTTTGGGGAAGAATGTTACGACGTCGAATATTTCGTACCTTGTTCAGTACGGAAAAATTCCAAAGTACGGCTCGAACGGAACAACGTTGGTCAGCAAGGATGATTTGACAACGTATTACAATTCTTTTTATGGGAAGAGAGAAATCGAATGGAAGAAGCAACTTGGGGATGATATTGATTGGCGGCTTTCGTTCGATTATCTGAAAGAAGCAGACACAACAAAACATGTTCACCGGTTGCACCCGTACAAAGGGAAGTTCATACCACAGTTAGTTGAATATTTTTTAGACAGCCACACAGATGAATTCAAGAAAAAAACGTTCTTCAGGGCAGGCGATATAATTCTTGACCCTTTTTGCGGGAGCGGGACAACGTTGGTTCAAGCAAGCGAACTTGGAATGAATGCAATCGGGATTGATATTTCTTCATTCAATGCTTTGATCAGCAATGTGAAGGTCGGCAAGTATGATTTTGCTGACGTACAAAAGGAAATTGGGAACATCACGAAAGCGTTGAGAAAGTTTATTGCAGACTCAAATACCGTAAAGTTTGAAAGCGAGTTGATGGAAGAACTGAAACTGTTTAACAACAAGTATTTTCCTTCGCCTGAATTCAAGCGACGAGTGCAGCAGAAACAAGTTGATGAAGAATCTTTTGGAAATGAAAAGGAACGCGAATTCCTTCCCGTCTATAAACGTTTAGTGAAAAAATATGACATTCAACTCCATCAAATTGACAACAAGCGATTTTTAGGAAAATGGTATTTACAGCACATCAGGAACGAAATTGATTTTGTTTTCGGGCTTGTAAAAAAAATAAAAAACGTTAGCACGAAAAGTGTCGTAAGTGTTATTCTCAGCCGAACGATACGTTCATGCAGAGCAACCACGCACTCCGATTTGGCAACACTGCTTGAACCTATCTCAACAACATATTATTGCAGTAAGCATGGAAAAATTTGTAAGCCGCTATTCTCTATTCTAAGTTGGTGGGAACGATACTGCAAGGATACTATTGCAAGATTAGCAACGTTCAAGAGCCTAAGAACGGATACTTCTCAGTATTGTCTTACCGGTGATTCGCGAGAGATTGATATTTTTTCTGAGTTAGAGAAACGTTATCCTGAATTTGCAAAGAAGGCGAAGAAGCAAAAAATACAAGGAATATTCTCGAGTCCACCGTATGTCGGGTTGATTGATTACCATGAGCAACATGCTTACGCTTATGATTTGTTTGGCTTCAAGCGAAGTGATGAATCGGAGATTGGACCTCTTTACAAAGGGAACGGAAGAGAAGCGCGTGACTCTTATGTTCAAGGAATAGCGGATGTACTGAATAACTGCAAGAAATATCTTGCAAAAGATTTCAGTATTTTTCTCGTTGCAAATGACAAGAACAATCTTTATCCGTTGATTGCAGAGAAAGCAGGGTTACACATCGTTCAACAATTTAAACGCCCGGTGTTGAATAGGACGGAGAAGGATAAAGGGGCGTATTCGGAGAGTATATTTTTAATGAAAAAATAA
- a CDS encoding Rrf2 family transcriptional regulator, whose protein sequence is MPEEMVRTDKNNGEGNADNAELTVRIAELEANNAELQNHIAELTSHNAELDERIAELTKHNAELNKRNAELNSHNAELDKHNAELTKHIAELNEHNAVLESRIAELQKQIAELHGRKSSQKLKNEPEKHEKRNPERTVTPQTAQTRRFVQEKMLGDDVLRSMGLKIAFDLRREQIMLLLQKLYENDMATLKQLMELTGLPEDTCVRLIRRLTAKGWMRRIGGQKMGGYRLTDEGRNLFGE, encoded by the coding sequence ATGCCTGAAGAGATGGTGCGTACAGACAAAAACAATGGTGAAGGGAACGCCGACAATGCGGAATTAACGGTTCGCATTGCGGAGTTAGAAGCGAACAATGCGGAATTACAGAACCACATTGCCGAATTAACGTCTCACAATGCGGAGTTAGATGAACGCATTGCGGAATTAACGAAGCACAATGCGGAGTTAAACAAACGCAATGCGGAATTAAACTCTCACAATGCGGAATTAGACAAGCATAATGCGGAATTAACGAAGCACATTGCGGAATTAAATGAACACAATGCGGTATTAGAATCTCGCATTGCGGAGTTACAGAAGCAGATTGCCGAATTACATGGGAGAAAATCCTCACAAAAACTTAAAAATGAGCCGGAAAAGCACGAAAAACGAAATCCGGAGAGAACTGTAACACCGCAAACTGCTCAAACAAGGCGGTTTGTTCAGGAGAAGATGCTCGGAGACGACGTGTTGCGCAGTATGGGGTTGAAAATCGCTTTTGACCTGAGAAGGGAACAAATCATGCTCTTACTTCAGAAGTTGTATGAAAACGATATGGCGACCTTGAAGCAGTTGATGGAGTTGACCGGACTCCCGGAGGATACGTGTGTACGGCTCATCCGGCGGTTGACAGCGAAGGGTTGGATGCGTCGTATCGGTGGGCAGAAAATGGGGGGATACCGGTTGACCGATGAAGGGAGGAATTTGTTTGGAGAATGA
- a CDS encoding bifunctional phosphoglucose/phosphomannose isomerase, translating into MNNLNESHIHLYDPSNMRKLLVDFSKQVEEAVAMSEQYVAPYRVRALNNIILTGLGGSAIGGDLLRSFTASELELPFIVNRHYTLPAYIDQRSFVIVASYSGNTEETIAAHLEATRSRAKVLCISTNGETEQLAKKYGQPYIKLPNGLPPRAALGYSFFPLLMVFKKMKLIDFPNKDIRETVKLLEEKAKLYSSLDRKKNPALRLAYELKDKLPIIYSSTERFDAVNLRWRGQLAENAKVLAFGHVLPEMNHNELVGWNVLKKHMKTMTVVFLRDKEDHARVQLRMKIMKEIVGKYSPNVIEVWSEGESPLARMFSLIYLGDWISFYLAMLNEVDPTPVKVIDYLKSELSKV; encoded by the coding sequence ATGAATAACTTGAACGAATCACATATTCACCTTTATGACCCCTCCAACATGCGAAAACTGTTGGTGGATTTTTCCAAACAAGTAGAAGAAGCGGTAGCGATGAGCGAGCAATATGTTGCGCCGTACCGGGTACGAGCGCTGAACAATATCATCCTCACCGGGTTGGGCGGTTCCGCCATCGGCGGAGACTTGCTTCGCTCGTTCACGGCGAGCGAACTTGAACTTCCGTTTATCGTCAACCGGCATTACACGCTTCCTGCGTACATTGACCAGCGGAGTTTTGTGATTGTTGCAAGTTACTCCGGCAATACGGAAGAAACAATCGCCGCGCATCTTGAAGCGACGCGCAGTAGGGCGAAAGTTCTTTGCATCAGCACGAACGGCGAGACGGAACAACTTGCAAAGAAGTATGGGCAACCGTATATCAAACTCCCGAACGGGTTGCCGCCGCGTGCCGCGCTCGGTTACTCGTTCTTTCCTCTCCTCATGGTTTTCAAGAAAATGAAGTTGATTGACTTTCCGAACAAGGATATCCGGGAAACGGTGAAACTGCTGGAAGAGAAAGCGAAGTTGTACAGTTCGCTCGACCGGAAGAAAAATCCGGCGCTCCGGCTTGCATACGAACTGAAGGATAAACTTCCGATTATCTACTCCTCGACCGAACGGTTCGATGCGGTGAACCTGCGCTGGCGCGGGCAACTTGCCGAGAATGCAAAGGTGCTGGCGTTCGGGCATGTGTTGCCGGAGATGAACCACAACGAACTTGTCGGATGGAATGTTTTGAAGAAGCACATGAAGACGATGACTGTCGTGTTTCTCCGCGATAAAGAAGACCACGCACGCGTTCAACTGCGGATGAAAATTATGAAAGAGATTGTCGGGAAGTACAGTCCGAACGTGATTGAAGTTTGGAGCGAGGGGGAGTCGCCGCTTGCCCGGATGTTCTCGCTCATCTATCTCGGCGACTGGATAAGTTTCTACCTCGCGATGCTGAACGAAGTTGACCCGACGCCGGTGAAGGTGATTGATTATCTCAAGAGCGAACTCTCGAAGGTTTGA
- the ptsP gene encoding phosphoenolpyruvate--protein phosphotransferase — protein sequence MQKNETILKGIAAAPGIAIGRAYLFRKEQPRVDERTLAQDDIPSELERLDKAIAKSEKELFKILAFAEQKLGDAKAKIFEAQVMILQDEYLLDAIKKRICSEMKNAEFIVSGEFQKYADMMLAARTEYMHERAHDVEDLKNRIVRNLQQVRLLSKLDGSPIVIAHTLTPADTMVLSRNNILAYGTDHGGVTSHAALISRALKIPAVVGVNGLSITVQPDDMLILDGYDGTVILHPTQERIKEYELRRERFLQFEEQLSSLKDLPAVTLDGKSIELSANIELPEEIDYVVMQGSQGVGLYRSETLLLNRDDIPTEEEQYQAYKTIADRMYPQRVIMRTFDVGGDKLIPDMTEERNPFLGWRGIRMMLDYPDFFKAQLRAMLRASQKNNVAIMFPMITTVQEVRKSISHLNDAKEDLRKSGIKFDENIEVGVMIEVPSAALMAGVIASEVKFFSIGTNDLTQYMLAVDRGNNFVSYMYHELEPAVLHTIKFVVENGHRKKVWVGVCGEMASNPLAVPALLGIGIDELSVVPSMLPEIKKIIRSLNYAECQKLAHTILSFATRQEVEACLENFMKKNCPDIPLAGNSAV from the coding sequence ATGCAGAAAAACGAAACTATACTGAAGGGAATCGCCGCCGCGCCGGGTATTGCCATCGGTCGCGCGTATTTATTCAGAAAAGAACAGCCGCGGGTTGATGAGCGAACGCTCGCTCAGGATGATATTCCTTCCGAACTTGAACGGCTCGATAAAGCGATTGCCAAATCAGAAAAGGAATTGTTCAAGATTCTTGCCTTTGCCGAGCAGAAGTTAGGAGATGCGAAAGCAAAAATCTTCGAGGCGCAGGTGATGATTCTTCAGGATGAGTATTTGCTCGATGCAATCAAGAAACGGATCTGCTCGGAGATGAAGAATGCTGAGTTTATTGTGAGCGGGGAATTCCAGAAATATGCAGATATGATGCTTGCCGCGCGGACAGAGTACATGCACGAACGCGCCCATGACGTTGAAGATTTGAAAAACAGGATTGTCAGGAATCTCCAGCAAGTACGATTACTTTCAAAGTTGGACGGCTCGCCTATTGTTATTGCACATACACTGACTCCTGCCGATACAATGGTTCTCAGCCGGAACAATATTCTCGCGTACGGAACCGACCATGGCGGAGTGACATCGCACGCGGCGCTGATTTCCCGCGCACTGAAAATTCCGGCTGTCGTTGGAGTGAACGGTTTGAGCATCACCGTTCAACCGGACGACATGTTGATTCTTGACGGGTACGACGGAACCGTTATTCTGCATCCGACGCAGGAACGCATCAAAGAATATGAACTGAGGCGCGAACGGTTCCTGCAATTCGAGGAACAACTTTCATCGTTGAAAGATTTACCTGCTGTCACGCTCGACGGAAAATCTATAGAACTTTCAGCCAATATCGAATTGCCGGAAGAAATTGATTATGTCGTGATGCAGGGTTCGCAGGGAGTCGGGTTGTACCGGAGCGAAACATTGTTGCTCAATCGTGATGACATTCCGACGGAAGAAGAGCAGTATCAGGCATATAAAACAATTGCGGACAGAATGTATCCCCAGCGCGTTATCATGCGCACGTTCGATGTCGGCGGTGACAAACTTATTCCCGACATGACGGAAGAACGAAATCCGTTTCTCGGCTGGCGCGGTATCCGCATGATGCTGGATTATCCCGACTTCTTCAAAGCACAACTCCGGGCGATGTTGCGTGCAAGTCAGAAAAATAATGTAGCAATTATGTTCCCGATGATTACGACGGTACAGGAAGTCCGGAAATCCATCAGCCATCTTAATGATGCGAAAGAGGATTTGCGGAAGAGCGGCATCAAGTTCGATGAGAATATCGAAGTCGGTGTGATGATTGAAGTTCCGTCTGCGGCGCTCATGGCAGGCGTCATCGCGTCGGAAGTAAAATTCTTCAGCATTGGAACGAACGATTTGACGCAGTACATGCTTGCCGTTGACCGCGGGAATAATTTTGTTTCGTACATGTATCATGAACTCGAACCGGCGGTGCTTCACACGATAAAATTTGTCGTCGAGAACGGGCACCGGAAAAAAGTGTGGGTCGGGGTGTGCGGCGAAATGGCGAGCAACCCGCTTGCTGTTCCTGCTCTGCTCGGCATCGGGATTGATGAACTGAGCGTTGTCCCTTCGATGCTTCCAGAAATTAAGAAGATTATTCGTTCCCTGAACTATGCGGAATGTCAGAAACTTGCACACACAATTCTTTCGTTTGCGACGCGACAGGAAGTAGAAGCATGTTTGGAAAATTTCATGAAGAAAAACTGTCCCGATATTCCTTTGGCGGGGAATTCGGCGGTGTGA
- the thrA gene encoding bifunctional aspartate kinase/homoserine dehydrogenase I, protein MKILKFGGSSVASPERIRGVAKIVLEESKKEKLIVVVSAFQGVTDKLLECARTAERGDATYETQFNILADRHWETAKSLHAGKIQKKLAEQIRQLLNDLHDVLHGVYLLRHCPPRGFDLTASFGERLSALIISSFINKTHPSCFADARNFVVTDDQFMHAEVLFEQTNAATQKYFKRLWKEHPATTIPLVTGFVGSTEDGRTTTIGRNGSDYTAAIVGAALNVSVIEIWTDVDGVLSADPREVHDAFVLPSISFEEALELSYFGAKVLHPATIAPAIASNIPIRIKNTMNPSAPGTIIGKVEDEGVSVAKGITSIDNITLLNLRGIAMVGVPGTAERLFRALASHKVNVVMISQASSEHTICFAVKNHDVARARKAIQQEFQFEFSTNLTSIDEKPAQTIIAIVGEGMKGIPGVSGKVFQSLGLNNINISAIAQGSSERNISFVTDSSHKIRAVNVLHQAFFEERKRLYLAVIGVGNIGATLLKQLQQQHSVLLNKGFDIRVCALADSKHVVVNHNGLNLEHWQEELQHSSHRLDLHSLAHRIAEMKLTNVALVDCTASSDVVNSYQAFVEANMHIITPNKKANVLPWKQYNELVELLNKRKKYFLYEANVGAGLPIISTLHDLIASGDTIIKIEGILSGTLSFLFNSFDGTTPFSKLVEEAQVAGYTEPDPREDLSGEDVARKLLILARQLGWKMDLNQIPHENLVPSSLQKGTFSKSFFSMYTTFDNHMNKRFASAVQRNAVLRYVGVLYNNKAKTALLEYPNSHPFAGTKGSDNIIAFTTKRYSKTPLVVQGPGAGADVTAMGVFSDIIKLLHYLPY, encoded by the coding sequence ATGAAAATTCTAAAATTCGGCGGCTCGTCTGTCGCCTCTCCCGAACGGATTCGCGGCGTTGCGAAGATAGTTCTTGAAGAATCAAAAAAAGAAAAACTCATTGTTGTCGTCTCCGCATTTCAAGGCGTAACCGATAAATTGTTGGAGTGCGCGCGTACTGCCGAGCGTGGCGATGCCACGTATGAAACTCAATTCAACATTCTTGCCGATAGGCATTGGGAAACCGCAAAGAGCCTTCACGCAGGAAAAATCCAGAAAAAACTTGCAGAACAAATCCGGCAATTGCTGAACGACCTGCACGATGTTTTGCATGGTGTGTATCTGCTTCGCCATTGCCCTCCGCGCGGGTTCGATTTAACTGCAAGTTTTGGTGAGCGATTATCGGCGCTGATAATTTCTTCGTTTATCAATAAAACTCACCCATCCTGTTTTGCCGATGCAAGAAACTTTGTCGTCACCGATGACCAGTTCATGCACGCTGAAGTGTTGTTCGAACAAACAAACGCGGCAACACAAAAATATTTCAAGCGCCTGTGGAAAGAACACCCGGCTACAACAATACCGCTCGTTACCGGCTTTGTCGGTTCTACCGAAGACGGTCGAACAACAACCATCGGAAGAAATGGTTCTGATTACACCGCGGCAATTGTCGGCGCGGCGCTTAATGTTTCCGTCATCGAAATCTGGACTGACGTTGACGGCGTATTAAGCGCAGACCCGCGTGAAGTGCATGATGCGTTCGTTCTTCCTTCTATCTCGTTTGAAGAAGCGTTGGAGTTATCCTACTTCGGAGCCAAAGTCCTCCATCCTGCAACCATTGCGCCGGCAATCGCGAGCAACATTCCCATTCGTATCAAGAACACAATGAATCCTTCCGCTCCGGGGACCATCATCGGAAAAGTCGAAGACGAAGGAGTAAGCGTTGCAAAGGGAATCACCTCTATTGATAATATTACATTGCTGAATCTGCGCGGCATTGCAATGGTCGGCGTACCGGGAACGGCAGAACGATTGTTCCGCGCTCTTGCATCGCATAAAGTCAATGTCGTGATGATTTCTCAGGCATCATCCGAACATACGATTTGTTTTGCTGTGAAAAACCATGACGTGGCGCGAGCGCGAAAAGCAATTCAACAGGAATTTCAATTCGAGTTCAGCACGAACCTGACTTCGATTGATGAAAAACCGGCGCAAACAATCATCGCTATCGTCGGTGAAGGAATGAAGGGCATTCCCGGTGTTTCCGGTAAAGTATTCCAATCGCTTGGACTGAATAACATCAACATCAGCGCAATTGCTCAGGGTTCTTCTGAACGGAATATTTCATTCGTTACCGATTCGTCGCATAAGATTCGCGCTGTCAACGTTCTGCATCAGGCATTTTTTGAAGAACGGAAGCGGCTCTATCTTGCAGTTATCGGCGTGGGAAATATCGGGGCAACACTCTTGAAGCAATTACAACAACAACACTCTGTTTTATTGAACAAGGGATTCGATATCCGTGTGTGCGCGCTCGCCGACAGTAAACATGTTGTTGTGAACCACAACGGGCTCAATCTCGAACATTGGCAGGAAGAATTACAACACTCATCGCACCGGCTCGATTTGCATTCGCTTGCTCATCGCATTGCAGAAATGAAACTGACGAATGTTGCGCTTGTGGATTGCACGGCAAGTTCCGACGTGGTCAACTCGTATCAGGCATTCGTCGAAGCGAACATGCACATCATCACGCCGAACAAGAAAGCGAACGTCCTTCCGTGGAAACAGTATAACGAACTTGTAGAACTTCTTAACAAGAGGAAGAAATATTTTCTCTACGAAGCAAACGTCGGAGCGGGGTTGCCGATTATCTCCACGCTTCACGACCTCATCGCAAGCGGCGACACAATCATAAAAATCGAAGGAATACTTTCCGGTACGCTCAGTTTTCTTTTCAATTCGTTCGATGGAACAACACCGTTCAGTAAACTTGTCGAAGAAGCACAAGTCGCCGGTTACACAGAACCCGACCCGCGTGAAGATTTATCGGGAGAGGATGTTGCGCGCAAACTTCTCATTCTCGCACGCCAACTTGGTTGGAAGATGGACTTGAATCAGATTCCTCACGAAAATCTCGTCCCTTCATCATTACAAAAAGGGACGTTCTCGAAGTCCTTCTTCAGTATGTACACAACGTTCGATAATCACATGAACAAACGATTCGCGTCGGCAGTACAACGTAATGCTGTTCTCCGGTACGTCGGTGTGTTATACAATAACAAAGCAAAAACCGCATTGCTCGAATATCCCAACTCGCATCCGTTCGCCGGAACGAAAGGAAGCGACAACATCATCGCTTTCACAACAAAGCGATATTCAAAAACACCTCTCGTTGTTCAGGGTCCCGGCGCCGGCGCTGATGTTACCGCAATGGGTGTCTTCTCCGATATTATTAAATTGTTGCACTATCTCCCGTATTGA
- a CDS encoding TdeIII family type II restriction endonuclease — protein MKTQINEEVRLRVKGYLEGFVDGQIKSFNLGDLQPEDIRPPRELDKRGKLKPFHEVILPHGVLLINEFERSFSTALGSSFEEVAFQIAKSKYPIAERAKRNEGEIPEDALEKIDSLKGRLSINKTRFSDALNEVKLSNGNMIKIKKVISDLFFETTSNEEFHFEMKTAKPNSGQCETYNEKALKIHLLRESTKRKIYTFFTFAYNPYGQKREEYKHPYPHAYCDFEQSILIGQEFWDFIGGEGTYYEVLDIYREVGKEKGPEIIEKLIYRR, from the coding sequence ATGAAAACACAAATTAATGAAGAAGTTCGACTACGAGTTAAGGGGTATCTTGAAGGATTTGTTGACGGCCAAATAAAGTCTTTCAACTTAGGTGATCTCCAACCGGAAGATATAAGACCACCGAGAGAACTTGACAAAAGGGGGAAACTAAAACCTTTTCATGAGGTAATTTTACCTCATGGCGTATTATTAATAAACGAATTTGAGCGATCCTTTTCCACAGCATTAGGAAGTTCTTTTGAAGAAGTTGCTTTTCAAATTGCTAAATCTAAATATCCTATCGCTGAAAGGGCAAAAAGAAATGAAGGTGAAATACCTGAGGATGCCCTTGAAAAAATTGATAGCCTTAAAGGCAGGTTATCAATAAATAAAACGAGGTTTTCAGATGCACTAAACGAAGTGAAATTGTCTAATGGGAATATGATTAAAATAAAAAAAGTAATTTCAGATTTATTCTTTGAAACTACTTCTAATGAAGAATTCCATTTTGAAATGAAAACAGCAAAGCCCAACAGCGGGCAATGCGAAACATATAATGAAAAAGCACTAAAGATTCATCTGCTCAGAGAGTCAACAAAACGAAAAATATATACTTTTTTTACATTTGCTTACAATCCATATGGACAAAAAAGGGAGGAGTATAAACATCCTTATCCACATGCTTACTGCGATTTCGAACAATCAATTCTTATAGGGCAAGAATTTTGGGATTTCATTGGAGGCGAAGGAACATATTACGAAGTATTAGATATTTATAGAGAAGTGGGAAAAGAAAAGGGTCCTGAAATTATAGAAAAATTGATCTATAGGAGATAG
- a CDS encoding HPr family phosphocarrier protein, whose amino-acid sequence MVEREVTIRNRAGLHTRPAASLVKTAAKFKSEFTICKDGMDINGKSIIGVMTLAAECGSKLTLQFDGADENEALAAVADLFERGFDEELGA is encoded by the coding sequence ATGGTCGAACGCGAAGTTACAATACGGAACCGGGCAGGGTTGCATACTCGTCCTGCGGCATCGCTGGTAAAGACAGCGGCAAAGTTCAAATCGGAATTTACTATTTGTAAAGATGGAATGGATATCAACGGCAAAAGCATTATCGGCGTGATGACACTCGCGGCGGAATGCGGTTCGAAACTGACGCTTCAATTCGATGGCGCCGACGAGAACGAAGCCCTTGCCGCCGTTGCCGATTTGTTTGAACGGGGATTCGATGAAGAGCTTGGCGCTTAG
- a CDS encoding polyprenyl synthetase family protein → MTNQNFHTRYSRYKVRIERQLRLLVNRNEPASVYQPMKYVLEAGGKRVRAVLVLLACEAISGQSQGALHAAVAMEALHNFTLVHDDVMDNSSLRRGRATVHTKWDTNVAILSGDEMVAYAYHSLLKTSSTNIHGLMKIFTDAFVQVCEGQGFDKEFETRCDVTLDEYLMMIEKKTARVLSASCEIGGLIGNGTAREVNALRTYGTSLGLAFQIQDDLLDITGTEQQLGKPIGGDVLEGKKTYLLLNALERAKGNEKKILQKVVEKKQLTRASIPVVLDIYQNTGVLQHAREQVEFFTHNAQKALHRLKPTNARTMLSLLAQQLLERNT, encoded by the coding sequence TTGACGAATCAGAATTTCCATACACGTTACTCGCGGTACAAAGTTCGCATCGAACGTCAACTTCGCTTATTAGTGAACAGGAACGAACCGGCAAGCGTCTATCAGCCAATGAAGTATGTATTGGAAGCAGGAGGAAAACGAGTGCGTGCGGTGTTGGTTCTGCTTGCATGTGAAGCAATCTCCGGTCAGTCGCAGGGCGCGCTTCATGCCGCCGTTGCGATGGAAGCGCTTCACAACTTTACCCTCGTTCATGATGATGTGATGGATAATTCGTCGCTCCGTCGCGGTCGGGCGACTGTTCATACAAAATGGGATACGAATGTTGCCATTCTTTCGGGGGATGAGATGGTTGCGTACGCGTATCACTCTCTCTTGAAAACATCATCAACGAACATACATGGATTGATGAAGATATTCACTGATGCGTTTGTTCAGGTGTGCGAGGGGCAGGGATTTGATAAAGAATTCGAAACGCGATGCGATGTTACGCTCGATGAATATCTGATGATGATAGAGAAGAAAACAGCACGCGTTCTTTCCGCTTCATGTGAGATTGGCGGATTGATTGGAAACGGAACGGCGCGGGAAGTCAACGCTCTCCGGACATACGGTACGTCGCTCGGACTTGCATTTCAAATCCAGGACGATTTGCTTGATATTACCGGGACGGAACAACAACTCGGCAAGCCCATCGGAGGCGATGTGCTGGAAGGAAAGAAAACATATTTATTATTGAATGCGCTTGAACGGGCGAAAGGAAACGAGAAAAAGATATTGCAAAAGGTTGTTGAGAAGAAGCAGTTGACGCGCGCGAGTATTCCGGTTGTGCTTGATATTTATCAGAACACAGGCGTCTTGCAACACGCTCGTGAGCAAGTAGAATTTTTCACACACAACGCGCAGAAGGCGTTGCATCGCCTGAAACCGACGAACGCAAGGACAATGCTTTCTTTGCTTGCACAACAACTTCTCGAACGGAATACGTAA